In Ochotona princeps isolate mOchPri1 chromosome 22, mOchPri1.hap1, whole genome shotgun sequence, the following are encoded in one genomic region:
- the PSMF1 gene encoding proteasome inhibitor PI31 subunit isoform X2: MCWTYKNSEELRSRIASGIITPIHEQWNKANVNTPPREFPPATAREVDPLRIPPHHPHTSRQPPWCDPLGPFAVGGEDLDPFGCRRGGMIVDPLRSGFPRALIDPSSGLPNRLPPGAVPPGARFDPFGPIGTSPSGPNPDHLPPPGYDDMYL, from the exons GACCTACAAGAACAGTGAAGAGCTGCGGTCTCGCATCGCGTCTGGAATCATTACACCTATCCATGAGCAGTGGAACAAGGCTAACGTAAACACTCCCCCACGGGAGTTTCCCCCTGCCACCGCCAGAGAAGTGGACCCGCTCCGGATTCCTCCGCACCACCCACACACCAGCCGCCAGCCTCCTTG GTGTGATCCCCTGGGTCCGTTTGCTGTCGGGGGAGAGGACCTAGACCCCTTTGG GTGTCGAAGAGGTGGAATGATTGTGGATCCCCTgagatctggctttccaagagCACTTATTGACCCATCCTCAGGCCTCCCGAACCGGCTTCCGCCAGGCGCTGTACCCCCAGGAGCTCGCTTTGACCCTTTTGGACCCATTGGAACCAGCCCATCAGG ACCAAACCCCGACCATCTCCCCCCACCGGGCTACGATGACATGTACCTGTGA